In a single window of the Drosophila albomicans strain 15112-1751.03 chromosome 3, ASM965048v2, whole genome shotgun sequence genome:
- the LOC117567286 gene encoding uncharacterized protein LOC117567286 has protein sequence MASLCFWNDFELKKPPLVTIQVEDTGFAKHVFVLINRYLQQVSTSNAQEFNQTAALIGRLIARRQNSFHNMPGFRAVCKLNTALCRLLRLDLARDLEHFRGALPDVCDDQLSGEMPTRSSFEYILVRLLSFYHLHERIRECCLSAAKYFGQLLRNNNFMEFITVLLAAMAKIHNLSKLQTNNCAQLYNKLLPQRSHFPVVEKHKFLNDEWKLPTQLQVIKLNKTASPREETTSSLAQASKVVTKVDKAKQKAKSDVGTVVSRKQPKTDIKESSFQVDSLTTVEDVKQFIVRESKVRKQSPDSCITKAIQHHEWLSAKTIFESKLKAKEPAKALNIFRKFIGNKL, from the exons ATGGCGAGTTTATGTTTTTGGAatgattttgaattaaaaaaaccACCATTGGTCACTATACAGGTGGAAGACACAGGATTTG CTAAGCATGTTTTTGTGCTTATCAATCGCTACCTGCAACAGGTGAGCACGTCAAATGCTCAGGAGTTCAATCAAACTGCCGCCTTGATAGGACGTCTGATAGCTCGGCGCCAGAACTCATTTCACAATATGCCTGGCTTTCGGGCAGTTTGTAAATTGAATACAGCACTATGCCGGCTACTACGCCTTGATCTGGCCCGGGATCTAGAACATTTCCGTGGTGCTTTACCCGATGTCTGCGATGATCAATTGTCCGGCGAGATGCCAACAAGGAGCAGCTTTGAATACATCTTGGTGCGTCTGCTGAGCTTCTACCACTTGCATGAGCGCATACGCGAGTGTTGTCTATCAGCGGCCAAATACTTTGGCCAATTGCtgcgcaacaacaatttcatgGAGTTCATAACAGTGCTGCTTGCAGCAATGGCAAAGATTCACAATCTGAGCAAGCTGCAGACCAACAATTGTGCTCAGCTGTACAATAAGCTGCTGCCACAACGTTCGCACTTTCCGGTAGTGGAAAAACACAAGTTCCTCAACGACGAATGGAAGTTGCCAACGCAGCTACAagttatcaaattaaataagacAGCAAGTCCAAGAGAAGAGACAACTTCTAGTTTGGCACAAGCATCAAAAGTGGTCACCAAAGTGGACAAGGCGAAACAAAAGGCCAAATCTGATGTGGGCACTGTGGTGTCGCGTAAGCAGCCAAAGACGGACATCAAGGAATCTAGCTTTCAGGTGGACTCTCTGACCACCGTCGAGGATGTTAAGCAGTTCATTGTACGCGAATCCAAAGTGAGAAAACAGTCTCCCGATAGCTGCATTACAAAGGCCATACAACATCATGAATGGCTGTCGGCGAAGACGATCTTCGAGAGCAAACTGAAGGCCAAAGAGCCCGCGAAAGCTTTGAACATATTTCGTAAATTTATTGGGAATAAACTATAA
- the LOC117570201 gene encoding adrenodoxin-like protein 2, mitochondrial, with amino-acid sequence MTVINTIRNSARLTLRNIWLRNNNNISRGSSATTNFTRTFSLGLALRQQQDVVNVTFVRASGEKIKTSGKVGDSLLDVVVNNNVDLDGFGACEGTLTCSTCHLIFKTSDYEKLPDKPGDEELDMLDLAYDLTDTSRLGCQINLTKDMDGLEVHVPATINDARAA; translated from the exons atgacAGTCATCAACACAATCCGAAATTCAGCGAGGCTAACGCTACGTAATATCTGGctgcgaaacaacaacaacatcagcagaggcagcagcgcaacaacaaatttcacgCGCACTTTCTCGCTGGGCCTCGCACTACGCCAACAGCAAGATGT CGTGAACGTTACGTTTGTGCGCGCAAGCGGTGAGAAAATCAAAACTTCCGGCAAAGTGGGCGATTCGCTGCTGGACGTTGTGGTCAACAACAATGTGGATCTGGATGGCTTTGGCGCCTGCGAGGGCACCTTGACCTGCTCCACGTGCCATCTGATCTTCAAGACCAGCGACTACGAGAAGCTGCCCGACAAGCCCGGCGACGAGGAGCTCGACATGCTGGATCTTGCCTACGATCTGACTGACACATCTCGTCTGGGCTGTCAGATCAATCTGACCAAGGATATGGATGGTCTGGAGGTGCATGTTCCGGCGACAATTAACGATGCACGTGCAGCGTAG
- the LOC117570202 gene encoding uncharacterized protein LOC117570202: MLLKSLLLLGCVALIHGAALQEQEEAAETIVNILNEEQMAKFLAENPDAIKLNREVSIQGRADYTVYKLTWTLGARKSGDTNVYNGYSDYIWFEQASNPQIIVTYPKEGTGKVVTHVSIETKQSSTSGEAYVSAGGIGQRTIQFYVRGYNTIFYAWDINIYGQ; encoded by the exons ATGTTGCTGAAGTCGTTACTGTTATTAGGCTGCGTGGCTCTTATCCACGGAGCTGCCCTCCAGGAACAGGAAGAGGCCGCTGAGACAATAGTGAACATTCTCAATGAGGAGCAGATGGCAAAGTTTTTGGCTGAAAATCCAGACGCTATTAAGTTGAACCGTGAAGTTTCTATTCAGGGAAGAGCTGATTACACTGTGTATAAGCTTACATGGACTCTAGGAGCCCGCAAGAGCG GTGACACAAATGTGTACAACGGTTACAGTGACTATATCTGGTTCGAGCAGGCTTCAAACCCTCAAATTATTGTGACTTATCCCAAAGAAGGCACCGGCAAAGTTGTCACCCACGTGTCCATTGAAACCAAGCAATCATCCACTTCAGGAGAGGCTTACGTATCCGCCGGTGGTATTGGTCAACGCACCATTCAATTTTACGTGCGTGGCTATAACACCATCTTCTATGCCTGGGACATTAACATCTATGGCCAATAA
- the LOC117567284 gene encoding nibrin, with protein MLFVRVLVKFRRLCFVLLKMFVLTKIGDDKQKFMLPPNKMVYTVGRLSTDLILSEDLSISRTHVRLCLPIADSKKPLSVIDLGSKYGTYINNDIPLNKKMPAKILTPLQVGDNIRFGALKNIWQLSQLQWITTPSSLSRSELEELQQLLQPLGAVLLPSWTNHCTHLTMDNVSVTVKLLHALLDNKPIVSMAFWRALAKFVHRVHVSEDWPQPEDFPPAQSEDMPSIKWNPQRTQLFARKTVVFCNRKHFDMYAPVVLKAGGTCKDLNSGVRRQFLTKDDVIVIQYIPSTQSQATETIHSVQEILNQAGRRLIPDYEIGLAILHCSTHKFCNPAHTIVENTLATTESMDSSILVLNTGCTETQGNSNKQTDFVVAESEIYAPSEKSDKTETQAEKLKQTESEKFKLTKKNKMVYLDSSDEENVEVEVEVEPTKNSAVPKRKRAIIVDSSDEEQQAASQSKKITKTLPGDKSKQRHNQNAAEKVELTVASRRSNQVQEQEVEKEKPTTSRHSTRSHQVVEEEVEEEQPTTSRRSTRSNQVQEPEVEEEQPTTSRRSTRSHHVVEEEVEKQKPASSRRSTRGNEPQPQEVEQPKATTSRRSPRGKQSPEKNKLTAPLIDEESDEEDSPFQFKTTNKPSQQQSEKVKLTVPQIDEDSDEESNPFQFTEKAAEPVKANGPTAKISVRNFLEKSQNHPAASQSVAPAPDASQPRKRLRLEVLNESDSDDNDNPFKFASSSKKKKESFGASNNSDNEGVFNFKSNVGSKEQNNNASENPEDSINTEPFSIETKSKSKYIMPKPKESNRKINVSGWLTCSGLHEDIKPKTEVEMEAEASQVKVKEEDIDEKVAHLKWIASMKDSIQIRMCNLSITVRSHDETQSSLDTTDAKYSGRKNFKKFKKTTNLHPQQRVVELRRMQLAEGMVKVL; from the exons ATGTTATTTGTTAGAGTTCTTGTGAAATTCCGTCGTCTTTGTTTTGTccttttaaaaatgtttgttttgacCAAAATTGGTGATG ATAAGCAAAAGTTTATGCTACCACCGAACAAAATGGTTTATACCGTTGGTCGCCTGTCTACCGATTTGATATTGTCCGAGGATCTGAGTATTAGTCGCACTCATGTACGCCTGTGCCTGCCCATTGCTGACAGCAAAAAACCACTCTCTGTAATCGATTTGGGTTCCAAGTACGGCACCTACATCAATAACGACATTCCACTCAACAAAAAGATGCCGGCAAAGATACTAACTCCACTTCAAGTGGGAGACAACATTCGTTTCGGtgcattgaaaaatatttggcaaCTGTCGCAACTGCAGTGGATCACGACGCCCTCATCACTCTCACGCAGCGAACTGGAggaactgcagcagctgctgcaaccgTTAGGCGCTGTCTTGTTGCCCAGTTGGACCAACCATTGCACGCATCTGACTATGGACAATGTTTCAGTGACTGTCAAACTGTTGCATGCACTGCTCGACAATAAACCCATCGTGAGTATGGCCTTTTGGCGAGCTCTAGCCAAGTTTGTGCATCGTGTGCACGTCTCTGAGGATTGGCCACAGCCCGAGGACTTTCCTCCAGCGCAGTCGGAGGATATGCCGAGCATAAAATGGAATCCACAGCGTACTCAACTCTTTGCCCGAAAAACTGTCGTCTTTTGCAATCGCAAACACTTTGACATGTATGCTCCAGTTGTGCTCAAAGCGGGCGGCACTTGCAAGGATCTCAATTCGGGAGTGCGTCGGCAGTTTCTAACGAAGGACGACGTCATTGTCATACAATATATTCCTTCTACCCAATCACAAGCAACTGAAACCATTCACAGTGTTCAAG aaattctgAATCAAGCTGGACGTCGTCTGATACCCGATTATGAAATTGGTTTGGCCATTTTACACTGTTCGAcacacaaattttgtaatcCTGCCCATACAATCGTGGAAAACACGCTGGCCACAACAGAATCGATGGATTCATCGATCTTGGTCTTGAATACGGGGTGCACTGAAACTCAAGGAAactcaaataaacaaacagatTTTGTTGTAGCGGAATCCGAGATTTATGCGCCCAGCGAAAAATCAGATAAAACGGAGACACAAGCAGAGAAGTTGAAACAAACGGAATCCGAGAAATTCAAgttaacaaagaaaaacaaaatggttTACTTAGATTCCTCGGATGAAGAGAATGTTGAGGTTGAGGTAGAAGTTGAGCCAACTAAAAATTCAGCTGTTCCGAAGCGCAAACGAGCTATCATTGTGGACTCATCGGATGAggagcagcaggcagcaagtcaatcaaagaaaataacaaaaacgtTGCCTGGGGACAAGTCCAAGCAACGTCACAATCAGAATGCTGCTGAAAAAGTGGAGTTAACTGTTGCAAGCAGACGTTCTAATCAAGTTCAGGAGCAAGAAGTCGAAAAAGAGAAGCCCACAACTTCAAGACATTCCACGCGTTCTCATCAAGTAGTGGAAGAGGAAGTGGAAGAAGAGCAACCCACAACTTCAAGACGTTCCACACGCTCTAATCAAGTGCAGGAGCCGGAAGTGGAAGAAGAGCAACCCACAACTTCAAGACGTTCCACGCGTTCACATCACGTAGTGGAAGAGGAAgtggaaaagcaaaagcctGCTTCATCACGTCGTTCCACACGTGGTAATGAACCGCAGCCACAGGAAGTGGAGCAACCGAAAGCCACAACTTCAAGACGCTCGCCTCGAGGCAAACAGAGTCcagagaaaaataaattaactgcGCCACTGATCGACGAAGAAAGCGATGAGGAAGACTCGCCCTTccaatttaaaacaacaaataaaccaaGTCAGCAACAATCggaaaaagttaaattaactGTGCCGCAAATTGATGAGGATAGCGATGAGGAATCGAATCCATTTCAGTTCACAGAGAAGGCAGCAGAGCCTGTCAAAGCCAACGGTCCAACAGCCAAAATTAGTGTGCGTAATTTTCTTGAGAAATCCCAAAATCATCCTGCGGCCAGTCAAAGTGTGGCTCCAGCTCCAGATGCATCGCAGCCTCGTAAGCGTTTGCGTCTCGAAGTGCTTAACGAAAGCGACAGCGATGATAACGACAATCCGTTCAAATTTGCCAGTAGcagcaagaagaaaaaagaatcaTTTGGTGCCAGCAACAATTCAGATAATGAAGGAgtctttaatttcaaatcgAATGTAGGCAGCAAGGAGCAGAACAACAATGCCAGCGAGAATCCCGAAGATTCAATAAACACTGAGCCTTTCTCAATCgaaacgaaatcgaaatccAAGTATATTATGCCCAAGCCAAAGGAGAGCAACCGCAAGATCAACGTTAGTGGCTGGTTAACGTGTAGCGGGCTACACGAGGATATCAAGCCAAAAACCGAAGTGGAAATGGAAGCTGAAGCATCTCAAGTGAAGGTGAAAGAGGAGGACATTGATGAGAAGGTTGCGCACTTGAAATGGATAGCCAGCATGAAGGACAGCATTCAGATACGCATGTGCAATCTGAGCATCACAGTGCGTTCCCATGATGAGACCCAAAGTTCATTGGACACCACAGATGCCAAATACAGCGGTCGCAAGAACTTTAAGAAGTTTAAAAAG ACTACCAATCTGCATCCACAGCAACGTGTCGTGGAGCTAAGGCGCATGCAGCTGGCCGAGGGCATGGTCAAAGTCTTGTAA
- the LOC117570200 gene encoding uncharacterized protein LOC117570200, producing MGHLTRHSCLLALALCLVFNTQHLAVHGDASHIESAALPLEHRAGYGPPAPSPIYGAPQGPLSTGATNDLSEEAWPLASTNDSPQIKHLQVQCEKTHMRVNIEFDRPFYGMIFSKGFYSESHCVHMQPGTGHLSATFEIFLNSCGMSSSANHNAAGYGAPTPSGSYVENTIIIQYDPYVQEVWDQARKLRCTWYDFYEKAVTFRPFQVDMLHAVTANFLGDNLQCWMQIQVGKGPWASEVSGIVKIGQTMTMVLAIKDDENKFDMLVRNCVAHDGKRAPIQLVDQNGCVVRPKIMSKFQKIKNFGPSASVVSFAYFQAFKFPDSMNVHFQCVIQVCRYNCPEPKCGPGLPGGEYGLPQLGGNGLSEEYGPPEAYERNDFALGGLPPAAYPDPRHPAADASGAYSENQPDVVPSPQAQTSAVTTAESAAGSGPASSQAPQQQQQQAQQQSQQQQQGNSNELGMPPPPLPGQPGQYSTVKRKDDLSAGGNLVSLGGRPRSVEGLDDLRGVRRRRDTMEIVVKPRIYKRNAQEMTDVNTSRIIQVVAPGDVNFALNSNASNETVVIQSARSADAETICMSVPSFVGGLVMLLLVLAVASLVAAFLFVRVRHFDRKGAGMAYVN from the exons ATGGGACATCTTACACGACACAGTTGCCTCTTGGCCCTCGCATTGTGCCTGGTCTTCAACACACAg CATCTGGCGGTGCATGGCGATGCGTCACACATTGAATCGGCAGCGTTGCCGCTGGAACACAGAGCTGGCTACGGACCACCGGCGCCCTCGCCCATCTACGGAGCACCACAGGGACCACTGAGCACCGGGGCAACCAACGATCTGTCCGAGGAGGCCTGGCCACTGGCGAGCACCAACGACAGTCCACAGATCAAGCATCTGCAGGTACAGTGCGAGAAGACGCACATGCGGGTGAACATTGAATTCGATCGTCCCTTCTACGGCATGATCTTCTCGAAGGGCTTCTACAGTGAATCGCATTGTGTGCACATGCAACCGGGCACCGGACATCTGAGCGCCACCTTTGAGATCTTCCTGAACAGCTGCGGCATGAGCAGCTCGGCTAATCACAATGCTGCTGGCTATGGAGCGCCAACGCCCTCGGGCAGCTATGTGGAGAACACGATCATCATCCAATACGATCCCTATGTGCAGGAGGTGTGGGATCAGGCACGCAAACTCCGCTGCACCTGGTACGATTTCTACGAGAAGGCTGTGACCTTCAGACCCTTCCAGGTGGACATGTTGCACGCTGTCACCGCCAACTTCTTGGGCGACAATCTGCAGTGCTGGATGCAAATCCAGGTGGGCAAGGGACCTTGGGCCTCCGAGGTGTCGGGCATTGTGAAGATCGGACAGACGATGACAATGGTGTTGGCTATCAAGGATGATGAGAACAAGTTCGATATGTTGGTGCGCAACTGCGTCGCTCACGATGGCAAACGTGCTCCCATTCAGCTGGTCGATCAAAACGGTTGCGTTGTGCGTCCCAAGATCATGAGCAAATTCCAGAAGATCAAGAACTTTGGCCCCTCAGCTTCCGTTGTGAGCTTCGCGTACTTCCAGGCCTTCAAGTTCCCCGACTCGATGAACGTGCACTTCCAGTGTGTGATCCAAGTGTGCCGCTACAACTGCCCCGAACCCAAGTGCGGACCTGGCTTGCCAGGCGGTGAATACGGACTTCCTCAGCTCGGCGGCAACGGACTGTCCGAGGAGTATGGACCACCAGAGGCCTATGAACGCAACGACTTTGCCTTGGGCGGTTTGCCACCAGCAGCTTATCCCGATCCACGTCACCCAGCAGCAGATGCCAGCGGCGCTTACTCCGAGAATCAACCCGATGTGGTGCCCTCGCCTCAGGCACAAACCTCAGCGGTGACCACAGCCGAGTCAGCAGCGGGCAGCGGACCAGCCAGCTCACAGGcgcctcagcagcagcagcagcaggcacagcagcaatcgcaacagcagcaacagggcAACAGCAATGAGCTGGGCATGCCACCACCACCACTGCCTGGCCAGCCCGGACAGTACAGCACTGTGAAGCGTAAGGATGATCTGAGTGCTGGCGGCAATCTGGTTTCGCTGGGCGGACGTCCTCGCTCCGTTGAGGGTTTGGATGATTTGCGTGGCGTGCGCAGGCGTCGTGATACCATGGAGATTGTGGTTAAGCCACGCATCTACAAGAGGAATGCCCAAGAGATGACCGATGTGAACACGAGTCGCATCATTCAGGTGGTTGCACCGGGTGACGTGAACTTCGCCCTGAACAGCAATGCCAGCAATGAGACCGTTGTCATACAATCGGCGCGTTCAGCGGATGCGGAAACCATTTGCATGTCGGTGCCCAGTTTCGTGGGTGGCCTCgtgatgctgctgctcgtcTTGGCCGTGGCCTCTCTAGTCGCCGCCTTCCTCTTTGTGCGCGTCCGTCACTTTGATCGCAAGGGTGCGGGCATGGCCTATGTCAACTAA
- the LOC117567283 gene encoding integrator complex subunit 7 translates to MAHLTGTRVSMFNESFLNDNEHDSNAVLMELDKGLRSAKQGIQCEAIVRFPRLFEKYPFPILINSSFIKLAEFFVSGSNLLRFWVLRVCQQSENHLDKILNIDNFVRRIFMVMHSNDPVARALLLRTLGAVSRVIPEKPQVHHAIRRALDSHDTVEVEAAIYASSCFAAQSSSFAISMCAKISDMIESLQVPVPMKLLLIPVLRHMHHDANTAALVSKLCLELLPKYPAQSFVVAIINTLTQLSSRTLVGVPGQLNVLLEFMEDLRTPVRIQVLRSFNELAGKQSVNAWPKPAIGALISKFKLCRNGAEQFLFLSILLKLSECPLTCQQLLLEHREALLRLCVQCISKLDDYTTATQAMAVLSALVAFGAQKQLTQVDDILQVVNLHMEGVLLCTARRAECTRDLRRVLTYGIRITQANAEFGAEFIELVSNTLGDNVVYPPANAQLICEALVGLCEHFQLRKYAFSTAEGMDDDTAMETDQPAPLKVNPLLAQLPLILYKLKKVTESETDDQQLRTVEILSALICQTTMGCYLPQQVVQCFELCIERVNCWTLYRIARTASRYGHHYVSAHIYTKVSQIVISDHMHYFLVALAQISQAECILNYGLEYAYMRDNYAPREAPEPLLPLMKRLESASNLYQQALASMRACSSPQHPCSFQLEYLKIRAQFLQTLHLAVTVKNAQVIVPPPAIAGSLAQNSRDYLQKFGHVTNQLRKLVKSLKACEETYARLYKSSFDADNVTLEFLEVAEFQCALFAHIIESICYATPPEPPVFLTTGTHPETRYFAASCQRMEQMQKNLPQELPNAKTISNRHLDVIIALIEIITKTPLCLPRYFFQILQSTQIKLSVSPQPRSATEPVLVQSGSNLVIKVEGVLQHFSKQQKHFRRVDSVQLSLTSQLMSPRPVNELVKLPNNDTVTLNQIVKPQRDFLSGSFLLPISSGGQFQVTLETFVIDEHGITWCTGPKSSMVVRVMDDPSKPAAVQVASTSQAVSQTRRF, encoded by the exons ATGGCGCATTTAACGGGCACACGCGTCAGCATGTTCAACGAATCATTCCTCAACGACAACGAGCACGACTCCAATGCCGTGCTCATGGAGCTGGACAAGGGACTGCGGAGCGCCAAACAAGGCATCCAATGCGAGGCAATTGTGCGCTTTCCACGTCTTTTTGAAAAGTATCCCTTCCCCATACTGATCAACTCGTCGTTCATCAAGCTGGCCGAGTTCTTTGTGAGCGGCTCGAACCTGTTGCGTTTCTGGGTGTTGCGTGTTTGCCAACAGAGCGAAAATCACTTGGACAAGATCCTGAACATTGATAACTTTGTGCGTCGCATCTTTATGGTGATGCACTCGAATGATCCCGTGGCACGTGCTCTGCTCCTGCGCACGTTGGGCGCCGTCTCACGCGTTATCCCTGAGAAACCGCAAGTGCATCATGCGATACGTCGTGCACTCGATAGCCACGACACCGTCGAAGTGGAGGCGGCCATCTATGCCAGCAGCTGCTTTGCCGCTCAGTCCAGTTCCTTTGCCATCAGCATGTGTGCCAAGATCTCCGACATGATTGAATCCCTGCAAGTGCCGGTGCCCATGAAACTTCTGCTCATTCCCGTGCTCCGGCACATGCATCACGATGCCAACACAGCCGCCTTAGTCAGCAAGTTGTGCCTGGAACTCCTGCCCAAGTATCCAGCACAAAGCTTTGTGGTGGCCATCATCAACACGCTCACACAGTTGTCGTCGCGCACATTGGTCGGAGTGCCTGGCCAGCTGAATGTGCTGCTGGAATTCATGGAGGATCTGCGCACTCCAGTGCGCATCCAAGTGCTGCGCTCCTTCAACGAGCTGGCGGGCAAACAGAGTGTGAATGCGTGGCCCAAACCTGCGATTGGCGCACTCATCAGCAAGTTCAAACTGTGTCGCAATGGCGCCGAGCaattcctctttctctctatcctGCTGAAGTTAAGTGAATGTCCTTTAACctgccagcagctgctgctcgagCATCGCGAGGCTTTGTTACGCCTATGCGTGCAATGCATCAGCAAATTGGATGACTACACAACAGCCACTCAGGCCATGGCTGTGCTCTCCGCCTTGGTGGCCTTTGGTGCCCAAAAACAGTTAACACAGGTGGATGACATACTGCAGGTCGTCAATCTGCACATGGAGGGCGTGTTGCTCTGCACAGCAAGACGGGCAGAATGCACCAGAGATCTGCGACGTGTGCTCACCTATGGCATACGCATCACGCAGGCAAATGCCGAATTTGGTGCCGAGTTTATTGAGTTGGTATCGAATACGCTGGGGGATAATGTTGTCTATCCTCCTGCGAATGCACAGTTGATATGCGAAGCACTCGTCGGACTCTGCGAGCATTTCCAGCTGCGCAAGTACGCGTTCTCCACAGCGGAAGGCATGGATGACGACACAGCCATGGAGACAGATCAACCAGCTCCACTTAAG GTGAATCCTTTGCTCGCTCAGCTCCCGCTTATACTCTACAAGCTGAAGAAGGTCACGGAAAGCGAAACCGACGATCAACAGCTGCGCACCGTCGAGATACTCAGCGCCTTGATCTGCCAGACCACCATGGGCTGCTACCTGCCACAACAAGTGGTGCAGTGCTTTGAGCTCTGCATTGAACGCGTCAATTGCTGGACGCTTTATCGCATTGCACGCACAGCGAGTCGCTATGGCCATCATTATGTCTCAGCTCACATCTACACGAAGGTCTCACAGATTGTGATCAGCGATCACATGCACTACTTTCTGGTGGCGCTGGCACAGATCTCGCAGGCCGAATGCATACTCAACTATGGCCTGGAGTATGCGTATATGCGGGATAACTATGCACCACGAGAGGCTCCCGAGCCACTGCTGCCACTGATGAAGCGTCTGGAGTCGGCGAGCAATCTCTATCAACAGGCGTTGGCCAGCATGCGTGCGTGCTCGTCGCCTCAGCATCCGTGCAGCTTTCAACTGGAGTATCTTAAGATACGCGCACAGTTTCTGCAGACACTGCACTTGGCTGTGACCGTTAAGAATGCCCAGGTGATTGTGCCGCCGCCTGCGATTGCGGGCAGCTTGGCGCAAAACTCACGCGACTATCTGCAAAAGTTCGGTCATGTCACCAATCAGCTGCGCAAGCTGGTCAAGTCTCTGAAGGCCTGCGAGGAGACTTATGCACGACTCTACAAGTCGTCGTTTGATGCGGACAATGTGACGCTGGAGTTCTTGGAAGTCGCCGAATTTCAGTGTGCACTCTTTGCGCACATTATTGAATCCATTTGCTATGCCACGCCACCAGAGCCGCCCGTGTTTCTGACCACTGGCACCCATCCGGAGACTCGTTACTTTGCCGCCAGCTGTCAGCGCATGGAGCAGATGCAAAAGAATCTACCGCAGGAGCTGCCGAATGCCAAGACCATTAGCAATCGGCATTTGGACGTGATTATTGCGCTGATTGAAATCATCACCAAGACGCCGCTTTGTCTGCCGCGTTACTTTTTCCAGATACTGCAGTCGACACAGATCAAACTGTCGGTGAGTCCGCAGCCACGCAGCGCCACGGAGCCGGTACTGGTGCAGTCGGGCAGCAATCTGGTCATCAAGGTGGAGGGCGTGTTGCAGCACTTTAGCAAACAGCAGAAACATTTTCGTCGCGTTGATTCGGTGCAGTTGAGTTTGACGTCGCAACTGATGTCGCCGCGACCGGTTAACGAGCTGGTGAAGCTGCCCAACAACGATACCGTCACTCTGAATCAAATCGTTAAGCCACAACGTGATTTCCTCTCGGGCAGCTTTTTGCTGCCCATCTCAAGTGGCGGCCAATTTCAAGTCACACTGGAAACGTTTGTGATCGATGAGCATGGCATTACCTGGTGCACGGGACCCAAGAGTTCGATGGTGGTGCGCGTTATGGACGATCCCAGCAAACCGGCAGCAGTGCAAGTGGCGAGCACTTCGCAGGCTGTTAGTCAGACTAGACGTTTCTGA